AATAGTCCACCCAAGCATTGTGCGAGATAGGAAACCCAGCAAATACACTGTGTCCCCTTTCATGCCAAATTACAGCTCAGCTAGATCTTCTGCAAGGTCTTTTGTCCCTATTATATTTGAAAAGAAGCATCCCTTTGTAGAACATCTAATCAATGCCCCTATGGACACGGGGTATTTTCAAGAATATGAAAATTGGATTAAGAAGGATCTGTTATTAAGGCATGATAAAAAGTAAATTTTTTTACGGTTATGTTTCTTTAATATATAGGTTTTTTATACAAATTTCTAATCCTATGTTTCTTTTTTTCTGTTTATATATAGACGAGACAAGGAAAACCACTATAGAAAAAACAAGGAATTAGTGGATCCTGAAGACGTCGATATGTCACTAAAGTTAGGCGTCACACTTGTTAAAGACAAAAACTGGTTCTACTTGTTATGAATGGAAGGGAAACTTTGGAATGATGAGGTTCGTTTTTCTACAGAATTTTCTTTTTTCCATTTGCATGTTTCAATGTTTATTTTACAATGTATTTCATTAAATCTTCATATTTTTCACTGTTTTTTCTTCATGTATTTCACTGTCTTTATCATATGTTTTCAATGTATTCTACAGATCGACTTCACTGATTCTAACACCTATCATTTAACTGTTTTTCAAAATGTGTATTTCAATGTATCTAATcatatatttcactatatttcacaTATGTATCTTTcgtactgttttttttttttttaagattctaTTATATTTCTACTGTGATATACTTCTATATTTTCAGTAGTTTTTCTGTATCTTtttcaatatatttcagtgtattttaATGAAGTATCAACTGAGATTACTGACTGCCCCTATTTTTCTTTGCAGCATCTTGATGTTATTTTTTATTATCTCCGTAAGAAAGGCAAATATGAAGATAACAGCAGATATAAGCTTACCACCGTGAGTTATATACTACATACCATAATCACCGAGATTTACCGTGCTTGGGAAAATCCGGAATCTTCCACGAGTGTTGCTAGTAAGGAATCTGATGTATGTGAGATGGGTAATGTACCATGGCGTACATTTGACAACGTATTCATCCCTGTCAATGTGaaagaggaaaatcactggatTTTGGTGGTAATATCATTCATTGACAGGTGTGTATTTGTTATTAAACATACACTATAGAAATAATGTACCATGGCGTACATTTGACAACGTATTCATCCCTGTCAATGTGaaagaggaaaatcactggatTTTAGTGGTAATATCATTCATTGACAGGTGTGTATTTGTTATTAAACATACACTATAGAAATAATGAAATACATTTCTATAATGTATCTTTTTGTcgttttcttaatttttttttccgagTTTTGTGCAGATGTCTTTATGTGTACGACTCATATCGAGCTGCAGGGCATGATGCCGTCGTTAAGAGAGAAGTGAACATGCTAGTTGCCCTTGTGCCACATCATCTACAAATGTCTGGTTTTTATGCAAAGAGGAAGGATATGGATTTTCAGAAACACCCATCTTACAAAAACAAAGCACTGAATGACGATTTTGATGTCGTTAATGTGGACGATCTACCACAACAAGAACCTGGAAGCATGTATGTTTTTTATCTTTGAAATACAGATTCAATAACATTGTTCTTCTTCTAAACTTTTACTAAAGCACGAATAATTTTTTGTTCATTTCGTTTCAGGGACTGTGGTGTCTATGTGGCAGCTTTTGCTGAATTCCTGAGCTCGGGTAAAGGCATTCCAGTCAAAATTGATTCAAAGTTTCACTGTCAGAGATATGGTGCACTTTTTTACGACTATGCTTGGGGGAAGGCAAACCAGAATGCAGAAAGTGATAACGAGCAACCAGCAAGACCAGTCAGGCCTTTAGTTGATTACGATACAGTGAATATAGTAGATGACATAGAGTAGATGTTGGGTAGAGTAGATGTTGTTTAGTTCAAGACATTTTTCATGTGTTTTTTGATGTTGAACATCAGTGTGTGGATCAGTTAATATTACTTTTAGACAGTATCTTTTTTGTTTAGAATACAACGATTATGGTGTTGTCTTTTGTTTAGTGTTCTCGGATGTTATTAAATACACTTATATCCTGTCTGCAATCTTTTCGTGTTTGTTTATTATAAGTACGCAATACATTTTCTTATTCATTGTATATGTGGTAAGCTTCTTTTTTGGGAAACCAAAAATGCAACAACCAAGGCAACTATATTGAAATACAAGTCAACTGGTTCATAAGTTCATATGTGTCTCTTTAAAATGTATTCCCCAATAATAACACTATATTGAAATacaaggaaataaattgaaatacaaagaaatataaaaagttacaaaactcCAGAATGTTTTCCCATTTTTATTATAATGTTGTGCCAATTTGTTCTGTATGAATCAAATGTATTCCCACAAAAATCATTGCACACATAATGTCATTTATGAGGCACAAGTATTGAACAAGGTCTTTCAATTTATTTCATTGAAATTTTATATTGAACATATCAGTTCAATTCTTTAACATAATACCAGTGAAATACATCACAGAAAAGAAACAATGAATTCAAGatggaataaatttgattttgtttttacATCATCGGACAACTGTCCTAGAAATTAAACACAACTTAAGACTAGACATTTATTTCTTCTTCTTAAGGGGCTGATTACCACACGAACGCCTGTTATGACCAAGACGTCCACATGTACTACAAGCATTCCTACGTTTACCAATCATCAGCTCCATTAATGGATTATCCCTCTTCTTTTCTGGCCTACCAGGAGGTCTCTTGTATCTCGGTGGCAGAACAACCTCCTCCAATATGTGTGTTGGAACATTCCACTCACTCTCGTCAGGAAGTGGATCAACCAGAACATCATACGTATTCACCACTGTATTTGGCTTGAATAATTCTGAACAATATGCATCAGCCGTTAGATTTTTACTCTTTAAGACAGCCCAGGCATGTGAACATGGTATTTTGTCCATTTGGAACATCCGGCAACTACAAGTCTTCCTCTTCAAATCAATTATGAAACGTCTCGGTCCATCATTAACCGTATAAACATATTCAGTTGATTCTTCAACCTAATAACCATgcacattcaacaacaaaaatacattcCATATTAGGTTCCATAAACTTAAAAGAAAACTCAAAGCAGTTAGCTAAATACAACAAAATACAGAGAAATATATTCTGAGATATAAACAAACTAGATTTATCATCAAGAAAAAAACTTACCCTCATACGTAACGATTTATACTCATTCATTGAGAGAATTTCCTGGTATCGTCTTGAAAGTGTTGAGAATGTGTATGTACCATTTTTCTTATTTGTGCAATTCCATCTCCCAAACATCCTCCTAacttcttcaaggaaatcaaaaaCAGGCAACTCTCTTGCCGCTACTagttttccattaatacattcCTCTATATTCGAAGTCATCGTCCAACCTCTGTTAACAGGTGAATATAGATGAGCCCATTTCTCCCTTCCAGCATCATCCAAATATTCCTTTACCCGTATATCAACATTCTCAATCTTTTCCATCAGTTTATCAAACTCATCTTGTGTGTATGCTTTGGCAAGTGAATAAAACACGGGACTCAATACTTCATCATTCGACTTATATTTCTTAGTCACATTTTTTCACAAATGCCATATGCAGGCCAAATGAGGAACAGTAGGATACACCCGATACACCGCTTTGATTATGCTTTCATGTCTGTCAGACACTACACACATGTTATCCCTAATCCCATAAGCTAGCTTGAACTGCTCAAAGAACCAGGTCTACGACTTATCATTTTTCGAATCTATCAAACCATATGCCAGTGGTAGAATATTACCTGTATATACATTTTCATTTTAAAAAGTTAATCATAAACGGTGTATTTTTTATCAGTCTATATTTACAGTGTATTCCAATAACAAAAACATAGATAAAAGTAATGTAATCCATATTTTACAGTGTATTTCAGTTTATACAATGTATTTTCAGtttatattattgaaattaaacACATAGGAATACACATACCTGCACCATCCAAAGTACTTGCGGATACGAATGTACCATTATACGTGTTTTTAAGGTGTGCACCATCCACTACCACTATTGGTCTACAACGCTCGAATCCCTTTATGAATGCTTTGAGTGCTACAAAGAAATACAGGAACTCATTTTCACATGATTTATGCATTTTAACATGTGATCCAAGATATGTTTTATCTAGGATATAGACATATGGCGGCAATTTCTTGTATGAAGCAGCTGGATCCCCCCTCAAATCATTCATAGCCTTTTCTCTAGCTCTCCAGACCAGCATGTAAGAAACATCTATGCCGAATTCATTTTTTATGTCGTCCATTATATCCACAGGGCTGACTTTCCTCTTATGGTTCGCTATTTTCGGCTTAACAACCGATTCCCCAATAAACTAACTTGTTGCTTGCCTCTGTGAATGGCAGAGGCAAATAGAGCTTTTGCACATTTTCGTTAATCCATGAACAGGATCTATTGGTTCCGTAGAAAGACGAAAGTggattcgcattcatatacataagaattatatacgaagaagaagaatctttgattttttttttgaaaaagaataCCTTGTCCTTCAAAGGGCATGTATGTTTGTCATGGAAATACCTAACCCTGAACAGTTTAGATTTTCCAACACTAGACGCTCGTAATTTCCATTCACATTCAGGCGACATGCATACGACTGTATAGCTACAAAATAAAACATAGATCAGTATGAAGTCATTATCAGTAAAGGGATAAGAtaatgtatttcaatgtattctTCAGTTAAATCTCATTTTTTCAATGTATATCTTAATGTATTTTAATATTACTACATGTATTATAGATTTATATTTAAGACACAACTTCATTACAAACTTTATTTTTTTACAACGAGCAAATTGTAAACCATTTATTATCTCGTGCACAGTTAGAATATGAAAAACACGTACCATATAGCATTCGATCTCTCAGTTTTGAAATTGAATCGTTCTCGAATAGCATAATTCGCCATTACAAGTTTCAATAATAAATTGGATCTACAAAAATTTCCTGTTGTTCTGCGTTGGAAATAATCAATTTGTTGTCCTCCTCTAAAAATACAACAGCCTTTCCACAGTTTGACAGATCGAATTCATTAGAATCATACGCATCCTTTTCCTCCAAATTATCATCGTATCCAAGTTGAAGCACATCCTCTCTAAAAACACACTCACCAGATGCAatctcctcatcatcattatctgtAATGCTAACGCGCAATGGATACATCCCCAAAACACTTTTTTCCCTCTTAAGCTCAACATACACCCTAACCCCCATATCGTTGTGTATTTCCATTGGTTGAGTATCCCCCTCAACAGGATATTTTATTGacattttgtttctgcaactatCCAGACCCAGTTGAGTTGGCAACCAATTCATCATATTTGCAATAATCACTGAATACGACTGCATCTATTTTGTAGTTAACATAACAATTTTGATCGTTCCAAAAATCTGAATGTCGGATCAAAGCCGTTACGCTGGCCATTTATATCATTACAAATAGAGAGATACGTTGTATTCAGAGTAGCTGCAAACAAAAAAGTGTATACCACTTGAATTCCATTCAGATATGCCAAATTAAACAGATAAAAAAAGGAGAATGAAATCCATAATTACCTTGGTGATAATCTATTCTTCCTACTGATATTCACTAGAACAACGTATCTCCAATAAGATTGTTGAAAAATTAAATAAACGAAAGGAATTTTTGTTGTATTAGTGCAAAGCAGATTGTTGAAAAAACAATTAAAAGAAAGGAATTTTTGCTATATTTTGGAAAAGATATGATGCTGATTTTgtttttttgaattcaaaaagtatttGAATGTAGTTAATTTGATTGACAGACGTTAGCTGCAATGGAACCCCATGAGGGTTGCATAATACAAGTCACCATTTAATTTGAAAAAGATTCTTATTGCGATAAATATAGCCGGTTTTATCTCAACAGTCGCGCTATATTTCGATGTATTTCAGAAAAGCGAGATTCATCCGGAATATAGCAAAAACCAGCTACGAAAAGTAAATATTCAACTTATAGCTATAACTtattagaagctattaaaaggtagttGTTTATGTAAGTTTCACAAAATAATAATCGGTGgacttaggtaggcccaccaaccTAAACTTTCCTCtcctttatttcattcttgtatATACTTGTAATTTTTAAAAACACTTCTAAACATTGAAACCCATATGGATGCTAGAACTTAGGAAATGCATAGTATTATTAGGAATGTCACCTAAATCATTTTTTAACTCAAGTAATATTAATCTTGCATGAAATCGGTACTTAAtccttttcaaatttaaaactGGTTTTAAGTCAAATAATTTTCAAAACGATCCTAAGTATAGTTTAGGCCCTCCGCCTTTTGTAAAATCTGGAAATAAAAATGGCAACGATTAAATTGATTTCGGGCCTTAAACCCACTGATGAACTATTTTCGAATCGAAATATGTAATTGTTTTGTCCCTTTGGGCCTTGGCATTGAGTTAGGATTAAAATTGGActtcaaaaaaaattgaatacaaaatttgTTTATGTGAAGCCCAGATCAGTAATTGAGAATCAGGCATCCAGGATTTGCAAGAAAAACTGAATCCATTTTAAATCTGTTTAGACTTAGAGAAATTTTCAGAGAAGAAAAGATGAGATTTTTGGGCTTAAAGCCCAAATTTAAAGGACAAAAAACAATGGGAA
The nucleotide sequence above comes from Lycium barbarum isolate Lr01 chromosome 3, ASM1917538v2, whole genome shotgun sequence. Encoded proteins:
- the LOC132631112 gene encoding uncharacterized protein LOC132631112 gives rise to the protein MDDIKNEFGIDVSYMLVWRAREKAMNDLRGDPAASYKKLPPYVYILDKTYLGSHVKMHKSCENEFLYFFVALKAFIKGFERCRPIVVVDGAHLKNTYNGTFVSASTLDGAAYTQDEFDKLMEKIENVDIRVKEYLDDAGREKWAHLYSPVNRGWTMTSNIEECINGKLVAARELPVFDFLEEVRRMFGRWNCTNKKNGTYTFSTLSRRYQEILSMNEYKSLRMRVEESTEYVYTVNDGPRRFIIDLKRKTCSCRMFQMDKIPCSHAWAVLKSKNLTADAYCSELFKPNTVVNTYDVLVDPLPDESEWNVPTHILEEVVLPPRYKRPPGRPEKKRDNPLMELMIGKRRNACSTCGRLGHNRRSCGNQPLKKKK